Below is a window of Terriglobales bacterium DNA.
ACGTCCACCGGGCCCTCCAGCAGCAGGTTGACGGCGCGGTCGAAGTTGGCCTTGGCGGCGTCCAGGTGGCCGGCATTGTAGTTGGCCTGCCCGGCTTGGAACTCCGCTTCCGCGCGCGCCACCTGGGCGTCGATGGGATCGGGCTGGGGCGGCGAGGGCGGCTCCGGCTTGGGCGCGGGCGCCGGCTGCTGTGGGGGCGCGGGCGTCGCCGCGGGCGCCAGGGCCTGCGGCGGAGGATCGGCGACGGCGTGCTTCTTCGCGCTCTCTTCGCAGGAGGTGGCCAGGAGGGTCGCGCCCAGGATCACCAGCAGCCAATGGGCCTTGCGAAGTTCCATAAACCTCTTGTTCTTTGATGCGGTCGGGCTTGGGCTACAAACCGGAAGTACCAAGGATTTTTCGGCAGTAAGGGCATCCTACTACGCTGGCTTTTTGCGGGTCAATCGCGCGCGGGGCCGCGGAACGCGGACGACTCAGGCAGCATCGAGCGCCTGATCGAGGTCAGCGATGAGGTCGTCGGCGTCCTCGATGCCCACCGAGAGGCGCACCGTGGCTGCGCTCACGTCCAGCAGCTTCAGCGTCTTCTTGGCCAGGCCCACGTGCGAGGAGAGCACGGGATACGAGACGGTGGACTCCACGCCGCCCAGGCTGGTGGCCAGATACCACAGACGCAGGCGGTCGAGGAAGCGTTCGGCGGCGCGGCCGTCGCCCCGGATCTCGAACGAGACCATCATGCCGAAGTCGCGCATCTGGCGGCGGGCCGCGGCGTGGCCCTGGTTGCCGGGCAGGCCGGGATAGAGCACGCGCGTCACCTTGGGATGGCCGGAGAGAACCTCGGCGATGCGGGCGGCGTTGCGGCAGGCGCGCTCCACGCGGACCTCCAGCGTCTTCAGCCCGCGGATCAGGAGGTAGGAAGCGGCCGGGTCCAGGCAGCCGCCCGACTGCACCATCATCTGCCGCGCCGGAGCGATCCATTTCCGCGGACCCACCAGCGCCCCGGCGGTGACGTCGCTGTGCCCGCCCAGATACTTGGTGGCGGAGTGCAGCACCAGGTCGGCGCCCAGGGCGAGCGGCTTCTGCAGGATGGGCGTGGCGAAGGTGTTGTCCACCAGCACGCAGGCCCCGCGGCGGCGGCCGATGGCGGACAGGCGCTCCAGCTCGGGGCAGCGCAGCGTGGGGTTGGTGGGCGACTCCAGGAAGAGCATCCGCGTGCGCCGGCTGAAGTACTTCTCGACACGGTCGAGTTGGTGGAAGGGGACGAAGCGGGTGCGCACGCCCAGCCGCGGCAGCAGGTTCTGGAAAAGCTTGAGCGTGCCGCCGTAGATGTCGAGCATGGAGACGATCTCGTCGCCGCTCCGGCAGCAGGCCAGCACCGCCACCATGGCCGCCGCCATGCCGCTGGCGGTGACCACGCAGTCTTCCCCGTCTTCCAGGGCGGCCAGCTTCGCCTCCGCCGCCCGGGTGGTGGGATTGGCGTAGCGGGTGTAGAGGTAGGCGCTGGACTTGCCCTCCGCATAGCGGCGTAGTTCTTCCACGCCCGGCACCACGAAGACGGAGGCCAGTTCGATCTCCGTGGCCAGGCCGCGGTTGCTGCCGTGGCGCTCCTCGCCCGCGTGGATACAGTGGGTGGCGTCGCCCAGGCGGGTCTTGCTCCTGCTCTTCATGCTCCCCAGTGAATGCCGAAGCTCATGCCGCCGTCAATGAAAAAGGTCCCGCCGGATCGCCGGGACCCGGAGTCATCCCCACCCTCTACCACGTCAGCTACCAAGTCAGCCGCAGCGCGAACTGGAACTGGCGCGGGTCGAAGGCGGCGGTGGGCGTCCCCGCCTGCGTGTACAGGGGGTTGACGTCGGCCACGTTGAACTTGTTGATCAGGTTGAACATGTCCACGATCCCGTCCAGGTTCACGCGTTCGCCCAGATGGAAGGTGCGGGCGATGCGCAGGTCGGTGAACAGGGTGGAGGGCTTGTTGGCCGAGTTGCGTCCCAGGTTGCCGTTCAGTTGCCCGTCGGCGAAGCAGGGTACCTGGAAGAAGCCCGTGGGCGAGAACTTGGAGGCCACGGTGGGGAATCCGCAGGAGTTGGTGGGCGTGCCCGAGGGCACCACGTTGGGCCGCGCCGAATTGGGCTCCAGCTGGAAGTTGGCGTTCTCGGCGGTGATGATGTTGAAGGGCCGCCCCGAGCCCGCCTCGATGATGGGGGCCACCGTCCAGTCGCTGAAGAACTTGCTGCCGAAGCCGTCGCCCGCCAGCTTCCCGCTCTGGTAGACCGCGCTGAAGACGAAGCGGTGGCGCTGGTCGAAGGTGGAGCTGGCGCGCTCCGCGCTGGGCAGGAA
It encodes the following:
- a CDS encoding aminotransferase class I/II-fold pyridoxal phosphate-dependent enzyme; this encodes MKSRSKTRLGDATHCIHAGEERHGSNRGLATEIELASVFVVPGVEELRRYAEGKSSAYLYTRYANPTTRAAEAKLAALEDGEDCVVTASGMAAAMVAVLACCRSGDEIVSMLDIYGGTLKLFQNLLPRLGVRTRFVPFHQLDRVEKYFSRRTRMLFLESPTNPTLRCPELERLSAIGRRRGACVLVDNTFATPILQKPLALGADLVLHSATKYLGGHSDVTAGALVGPRKWIAPARQMMVQSGGCLDPAASYLLIRGLKTLEVRVERACRNAARIAEVLSGHPKVTRVLYPGLPGNQGHAAARRQMRDFGMMVSFEIRGDGRAAERFLDRLRLWYLATSLGGVESTVSYPVLSSHVGLAKKTLKLLDVSAATVRLSVGIEDADDLIADLDQALDAA